The genomic window AAGGCGAAATTAATTACAGTGCCCCTtctgactcaaatataagcaaaaaggcAGAATCAAAgcgaaaatgaaatttttaaaaaatttgatcaacGTAGCTCCCCCCCCACTATCTGCGGCGCCCACACCCAGCCAAGGTGCCTGGGGCAGATGCCCTGATCCCCCTTGAATGGTCATGCAAATGAACAATGACAGAAGTACCGGAAAGGATACTTTCATCAAGTATCGTAATGTGTATCGACATCCGATCCTTTTTTACGTGGCCCAACCTTATACTAAAGAGAAGGAGATTACTCTCATTTACTTCCGTGTTAAAAAGTATGCTTTACTTCCATTGGTTTACTTTTTCGACGTCTTTTCGCAAGCTCAATCACGTTCATAGCTCAAACTAATGCCAGAAAATAAAGCCAACAAGCCAAGCCTTTTTCAATCCAATTTTTGCATTTACTCGTTATTGCTAATGTTGTCACAACATTTGTGCAAGTAAACTTTCTGTGGTGCTATATTGAAATAGGAGGTCAGTCATGAGaaatatcaatttatttaagTTCAGCATTTGGTTTCAACAGAAAACGGTTAAAGAATATTCACAGAACTATTCTTCCGCTTGGAGCAAACTAGTATAATCTCACAGTATTCTTTCTCAGCTTTTAATCACCTCTTAGCACAAAGCCTATGTCCGGTGCATGATGAGACATCTCTTCCTTTGGTTCGGAGGTTTGTTTCGCCTCTTTTTCATATAAAACATTATAAGCTGGCGGATTCTGCATGAGAGGTGCAGAGGGAGGGGCAGTTTCTCTTTCTTCTCTCACAAGACCTTCTTCTTCATGTCTTTGGGTTGGTAATTCCACCCTTCCTTCTTTTAGTCGCTGGCGAAACGTAAGTCCATACCATATGAGGTAAACGCCAACCAATATTATACACGATGCAACAAGAGCTCCGATAAATTCTTCCTCATTTTCATCTTCTACAAAAGAGTCTTTTATTATGctaaaataataacacaaaCAACAACACCTCAtgctacagtaaaaaaaacaaaaaaaacaaacaaacaaatttaattaaaagtgaccttacgaaatattataaaaaaccaatagatattaacacagaacctgtcacaaatagacctataagatcagcagcaaaaaaaagctaggctggcattaaaaacgtgtttttaaatcattttctttcatttcaatgaactacctcgtttcataacaatttatttatcagtcctggttgaacttcgctgaggtaaggatgctgggactgttttgaaaaactgttcattttagttttattgattttatcctcttgtaagttgttttttcttatttgcattgctgaggatggcccttggacacagggccgaaatattcattccaATTTATTTctcactgtcttaaaaaattccctattgttcttcttgtttttggtgtttgtgatggaaagccagtgtggtcttcgtcgttatttatgtctcgcttatggggagcagttaACTAATGATATATTTTACTTCATTAGTTTATGCAAAAAAACACGCTAATATTGTTAACCAACAAAAATTCTTGTAATCTTGCAAATTCGAAAatcttattcccaagtctttaagattcAGATTACACTTAAATACCCAAAAAGAAGAGCGATTTGCTCACAcattacaattaaaaacattaatgcacattattaaagataaaaaacaaaaaaagatacattattTCCTCTGAAAGGAAATCGCTAGAAAAGTTTTTATTCGAAAATTTGTCTTCTGCTGATTTTAACCAAGTTGCTGGAttggaaagaaatttatttaattctgatttCCGCTTATCAAGGGAACgacttattaaaaattggaaaacctaCGAAATGAATCATCAATAAATAACCCTATTTAtgctccaagattcactcctggaccgGCTGTGGTTAACTTGTCCTCTAGAACGCTTGAATCATTGGAAATTCAAACTCtcgaaaaaggtccaaaattctcttttcttccAAAACAAGCTCCTGTGGCGGATTTGATTTATTCTCTAGAGTCTTCTTTGCACAAATTTGATCCATCCATTTCCAACCCAGACGAAGTTAGGGCTTCTCTTATTGATGCactttacaataataaaaaaggccAATCCTCTCGCCAATATAAAACCAGATAATTTGCGTGACCTAAGAATTCTATCCAATCCTCGCAAAGATCCGTCCATTATTATaactaaaacagataaaagCAATTCTTTGGTTGTCATGGATACGAAAGATTACGACGCAAAAATTTATGCACATCTAAATTACAAAACTacatataaaagaattaaaagatctaaaccaaatagtaaaattactccacaattatataataaattttttccccgagGCAGCTTTTGctcaaaattttatggtctaccaAAATTACATAAGCAAGGCATTCCTTTAAGGCCAACTGTAGCTTGTACGAAAGCCCCCGCCtccaacattggaaaatggttgtgtacagccttcaaacctttgcttttttctccaagatcttatatatgtaattcAGTTGATTTAgctgaaaaactcaaaaacttaaatatttcagaaaatacaattatcaGTAGCTTTGACATCGTGTCTATGTATACAATATTAATGTAGCAGAATCcgagaaattattagaaaataaaataagtgaaaattatGACTTAATAGACGTCTCAGCAACAGATGTGACGTTTTAATGACCTTGTTTAAACTTTGTAACAACtattcaatgtatttccaaTTCCGTAATTCTTTCTACCAACAAATAAATGGCTTACCCATGGGCGCGCCTCTCTCCGGGTTACTggcgaatatttatgtagagcatattgaaaattgggcattaaattcatattttttgaaacacgtcttttggggacgttacatggatgacgtaattttactttggaattatggggaaaatgaatttggtttttttttttagatcaccttaatacatatggattattctttatggttgattgtgtatgactatgctgtttgacgtatgtgattgtatggatgagtagggttaaggcctcattcaagtgctggtctatattaaggCTGGACGGACTcgcaaagaatcttcctatacctcccatgttaaacatttggagtttgcctgacgttcctgaattagtgattttggcggtttttatgtcaatagaagtaaaaaaatctggtgaatattttggcataatcaaatcttaaagccgacaattattttttttataattccaaaataattataaaacctgtttcgggtttgcattctagattgctatgcttgacattgttgttgtggggaataaaaaaatagagcaaaaaattttctattcatcaataagaagcttttttctataatatatacctcctggctgcagtcccttcaaatactttacatatttgtgttccgaaatcaaaatttcccctcaaaaggttagattgagctgtaatcggagcatctaagaatgcaaaaattacaccaaggggctaaccactcggattgttcaggagcgattcagtcaagcattatttagttctaacctgtttaaacagagtctagagaagaagtaaggtgcagacaccaaactgccggttaatgaatatataagaaaattgtattgtataaataattaaggataagctgcgtctaatcctagagataaattgaacacagcacaagggccgaataagaagcaatagttttattttaaaaagattgatctatcgttttggtttaattaaaataaattcaggacaaatttatgtattgtagtataagtacaattttgcataatcttcgtactgaaataagaattaaaaatatataaaacaagctaattaataactaatgaatgaaacaaaataactaatgaacgaaacaaaatgtccccagaatatttaaatttgttatagcaaaacccgagtcttgctgtagaactaccaaagcaaactacaaaagcagtcaatgaccagtctcaagtccaaggcctttccaagaaacaatcccACCCCTTGGCAAAtaaaccccaataaaaattacccatactaaagtagtcaaatgaccagtctcaagtccaaggcctttccaaaaaacaattcaaccctttagtaagtgaaccccgataaaaatggtcaaaaccctaataaagttcttatatagttcttgttattgaccacagtaacatgggaaaaaaaagaaatatacgagggctccatttgccaaatgtgcaggcccatcgtgataagttgaaattaaattatcgggctagaggcagaccgcgtttaccaaaatatatgttagaagacttaacggatgcttcggttcacgacgaatcaagttccgaaggaattggaacaaattccccttttgtgttgaaagttatcacttctggaagaaatttggggtcagaccttctgaaaggctcacgctggattgtggatctgccttacctttttgagaattatgaaaagctcgtgattcgccacatgtaagttttttctttgtctttcattttacgtcattgatttactgctatcaaaattattaggatggggaattattctgggttgcaattaatacaacttgtaccttattaattcttgataattgtcttttctgctatagagaaagaatgttcgataacttttaaagatattttcatcccaaaacagAAAGTTAAGaaagtaacaccatcagattcagcatatcacagaaccttattgtacaagtttcaagctcctatctacaagaatgtagaattttgtatattttgccaaaacacatatcccagatgcgtgtttatttatttaattcttttttccaagggtgattataccgacccagtggtcttaaaattttgtgagagggctcattcaaatggaaatgaaaagttctagcgccatcaaaatcctgttttagccattttattcagcatagttgaaaaaccttataactatgtctttcaggacgacttactcccccaaagtccccatgggagaagctgcaagttaaaaactttgaccagtgtttgcacatagtaatgattattgggaagtgtacagacgttttcagtgggattttttggttggaaggaggggttgagaagaggaggttatgttggggagactttccatggaggaatttgtcatggggaggaaaattttccatgaatgggagggggcaggattttctagcatgatttaaaaaacaatgaaaaaataaatatgaaaaagtgttttcaactgaaagtaaggaccagcggaaaaacttaaaaagaacaaaaaatattacacatataaggggttcatttcctcctaatctctcactctttacgctaaagtattttttagtaatttcaattatttattctacggcctttgtgattcaggggtcattcttaaggatttaggacaaaatttaagctttagtgtaatgagtgaggtattgacaagtgggcgagccccccttatatacgtaatagatacctgcgaatatagaagttcgttaggtaagctaattcgtaagttacgtatatttttactaatgaaaacaatcgtaaaaaactaaaagctctagttgcctttttaagtagcaaaaaattggagagcagctgggcctccttccccgctcatttttcttaaaatcgttcgatcaaaactatgagaaagccgtttagccaaaaaaaaaaaaattcaaatttcgttttaattattcatctgcgcagagccgaaatcaaaacatggattaactaaaaaaacattcagaaattaaatcaaaaacgatttttttaaatgaaaggaaggagtaacattaaaacttaaaacgaacagaaattacccagtatatgaaaggggctgttccctcctcaacgccccgctctttacgctaaagtttttacagtattaaacagtagatctttaaaattatatttttggtaaaaaataaggaGAGGGGCACATTTGAAGGAAGAcctaaaaaattcagaaaagaacttaaaacaaccataagtagctacttatactattcctaagagcgaatGCTTCGCTATACCCCACCCCTCGCCCCTCTTTAAGCGACAGTTTATAgcccattatatatttccccattacattttgaaatagccccACTTTTTACTTCTGTATTAATTTATGACGAAAGCTAATCAATCGGCGGAAAAAATGAGTCGCgctattctgaaataaataaaaaaaaaacaagtttttttaactgaaagtaaggagcaacattaaaacttaaaacgaacagaaattactccgtatatgataggggttgttcccttctcaacgccttgctttctacgctaaagtttgactctgtctcacaactctccatttaaaaaaaaaaaaacttgccaatttgaaaaataaaaaaatatactatgacgtttaggggtgtttccccttatttgcCAAACTCGTAACTcgaagaagagggggatatgttgggggaactttccttggaggaatttgtcatgggggaagaaaattttcatgaagggagcccaggattttctagtattatttaaaaaaaataatgaaaaaataaatatgaaaaagcttttttcaactgaaagtaaggagaagcattaaaacttataacgaacagaaattattaagcatacgaTAGGCTCACCtactcctaatacctcgctctttacgctaaagtatttttagtaatttcaactatttattctacggcttttgtgattcaggggtcattcttaagaaattgggacaaaatttaagctttaatgtaaagagcgaggtactaacgagggggtgagccccttcgtatacgtaataaaaacatgagaatacagaagttagttacgtaagctaatttgtaagttacgtatatcttttactaataaaaagattcgtaaaaaattaaaatttttagttgccttttttaagtaaccaaaaaatcggacggcaactaggcatcctcccccgctccattttttctcaaaataattcgatcaaaactatgagaaagcactttagacaaaaaaataaatattaaaatttcggtttaattattcatctgcggagagccaaaatcaaaacatgcattgattcaaaaacgttcagaaattaaataaaaaaaaaaaaagttttttaacagaagtaaggagcgacattaaaacttaaaacgaacagaaattacttcgtat from Artemia franciscana chromosome 10, ASM3288406v1, whole genome shotgun sequence includes these protein-coding regions:
- the LOC136032512 gene encoding uncharacterized protein LOC136032512, whose translation is MGSYYEQINQDKDRGASPYSNLEEQLWKDPQFANVLKVLKNITQRTNSTKVLGNEDENEEEFIGALVASCIILVGVYLIWYGLTFRQRLKEGRVELPTQRHEEEGLVREERETAPPSAPLMQNPPAYNVLYEKEAKQTSEPKEEMSHHAPDIGFVLRGD